The nucleotide window TTGGAGTAAACAGATTCGCACCTAACCAAAGTACGTTAATACCCGATATCTATAAACggaacttttttttacattctggtatttttcttcttttcctatttcctctttgtatttttcttttcgcttttttttttggtttgtttgaaaATTCCAAActcaaaaattaaataaattccaAATTTCTCACTCCGACTTCTGTAGACACGTTGAGTTGCCTTTCTCACACCATCTATTGCACTTTTgactttatatacactatatacaaacGGAGGAAACcgttcaggaaaaaaaagtccCTTCAGAACTTAAAGAGCTGGATGAAACCCTGTGGAGAGATGGAAATGCTGCAGCTCTCtggattgttggctgtgcaGGGATGCTTTGTATCCTGTGGAGGACAATAACAGAAAGGAAGCCTTTTAGCACATGGTGTGAAGGGTTGTGCGTAAAATCAAAGTCTAGCTGTCAAACTACATGCAGACACGAGTGGTAGCAGGGCATCTTAGGTGATGGACTTTGAAAAGACTTTGACAGATTTCGATCTTACCTTCCAGAACAGGATGTGGCAGTGTGTGCAAAACTGCAAGGTGTCGCTGTACTGCTCCTTGTGAGGGTAGCATCGGCACAGCTTGAAATACATCTTTTTCCATTCGATCTGCCCCTTATCGGATACCATGAGTCGCCTGCGAATCTGTGAGCAGTACATTAAATACGAGATCACCCTTTCTGTCTCATCCTTACAAgcaataaaaacctttaaaacacacatttacatacattatatatacagtagtaccttgacctacgaaaGAATTAATCTACTAGTTttcaatttttttgctttgttgcaCGAGCAagaaattgaggtacgagctcgagacgttGCTGCTAGATGACGAAGTGAAGACTGACGAAATTtaagataaagaagaaaaagtaaaaaatgaaaagttcagggatacgtagtgtacagtagtgatataGAGAGTAGCAAAATACAAGTCTTCCATCCTCCTCTGCCCATCTCCTCTAccctccacctccaccagcatcttcgttagctcaagttgtctcatctccaaggtaaGTACACTGTattaaaccttattatatctttacatactcttatgtttttatacaatatttgttatttagaaatgtattttcctcatttaataacattaaacataaaaaaacggGGCATTTTTCATTGAGGAAAATTGATTTAATGTGCGAGCAGAATGAGCTACGAGCTCggccacggaacgaattaaactcgtaggtcgaGGTACCAatgtaacattatatatatattacacacacatgaacacaccgatcaggcagaactttataaacattataacattgagtggtgaagtgaataacactgattattacttcatcatggcacctgttagtgggtgggatttatcagttagcaagtgaacattttgtcctcaaagttgacgtgttggaagaaggaaaaatgggcaagtgtaaggattaaaacgagtttgacaagagcTAAATTGTtctgtctagacgactgggtctgagcatctccaaaactgcaggtcTTGTAGGATGTTTCCATTCTGCTATGGTCAGTTTCTATCAAAAGTGggccaaggaaggaacagtggtgaactggtgacagggtcatgggcagccaaggctcattgatgcacgtgaggagcgaaggctgaaccgtgtggtccgatccaacagatgagctcctgtagctcaaaccgctgaagaagttcatgcttgTAATGTTCGAAGGGTCAGAACTATTTTAGCAgtaaaagggggaccaacacaatattaggcatgtggtcataatgttatgcctgatcagtgtacataTTAATTACATTGATATGTAGAATAAAAGTATTCTACCTGTCGGTCTGTGAAGTGGTACTGACAGAGGTTCTTCCACAGCAACCTGTCTTCAGTCAGTACACAGAGGTCAGGACACACCTGCCCCAGACTGACCAAGTCCCGCCCGTCCGAGAGCCGCTGCATAATGTTAAACTGAAGACTGATGGGTAAATCCAGAAGAGTCATCCCAGTGTTTGTCGGCTttggatacaaaaaaaaaaaaaaggacatcacTCATCTTTTATGCAAACTCATTCCAGCTTCACAAATAAGCCTTTTCACatattccttttctttctgttgttCTGTCGCAATGCATACAGAGTGTTAATTCAGCAAAATCATATTGATATACGGGATCTGCAGTCATTTATTCTGAAAGACAGCAGAGAGCAGCGTTGAAATTGTAACCAAACAGAAAGAACATCCCGTGAAATTGGATCGCTGCGCACAAAACACGCATGTACTCGAAGCTCGTTAATCTTGTTTCACACCGTTTATCCACTCGATTTATAAATCCTCTGTACACAATGCAGCATGTCGGTCCCGAGTTCTCAACGTGAACATAAATAGGACGAAAGCTAACCCGACATGATTTCACAACGGTTATGATAAGTCCATCATGTGCTTCTTTATTAAGTTATACCCGCTAGATTCCACATACACTGATTGAAGGATAAATAAAGCCTTTTATCTGTATGCCAAATCCTGGCTCATTGTGTTTCCACGCacttcttgttttctttctcctgtGTCCACACTACTAATGCATACTTTTTCTAATTAGCACAAAgccttttttttggatttttttttttttataaacctgaTCGAAACTGGTAGTGTAGAAGGTTTGCATGTGCATTTTGGTAGAATTTGTTATTAAGCTTACACAAAAAGGAGGCCAAACCAGGAAggactgataataataatgacttttTAGAGGGAAGGTCTGAATGACCGGGTATGTCTAAGGACATTTCTTGTGTGTTGTTGGTCTCCGAGTTTGTTATAGTGATGAGCTATATAAGAAAATAGTGTACAGAAATTCAACCCAGTTGAAAAGCACACTTTATCCAATTCTTCCTGGTTTAAAACTGAGGTGTACGGCCACTGTGAGGAAACATGCCCTGATCACCGCTGAATCCCTCTACACTTTTCTCACACTCACCCTGTTAATCTGAATGTTGTCCAGCTGTTGCTGCCActgcaggatgttttccatgCGGTGCACCCAGATATTAATGTTTCCCACCAGCACAGACTTGCCCATGTCCTGCACCAGACTGCAAAGTGACACATACAGTGTCTGCAGCAGCTCTTTGATGGGCCTCACATTCTGTTGATCCTCCAGAACTAAAACAGACCAGGAAGAGTTCAAGGGATTACAACTGTTTACATGGACGTTCGACGCAGGAATATGATCGAGAATCTGCTGTGGGAGAAGATGAAAACGAAGCagcttcaagaaaaacatgcagCTTTAAAGGGAAAGTGGTCCTGTTTTCCATTGCTTTCACCAAGGATCGTTTTATATCACATTATCTGCTAGGTTCTGTCTCAATgccacattaaataaacaacagcGTGTCCACAGTATAAATAATCATCATCCTATTAATTGTCTGAACTACAGGTTGTTGCACTTAACATGCAGTTGTTAAACTGAGGGACTGCTTGATTTATAATACTTGAGGTTCCTGTTTGCTCTAAAAGCTTTGCCATTCTTCCAACTGCAGGTGATTATAAAATTTCCTACAGCTATGCTACCAATCAatgcaaaaatgctgatgtgataAATCACTGGTGACGGTACGAATGTATGGATGTACAGCGAGAAAGCGAATGAacagaaatacaaatattttaaaaggtcAGATGAttacactgatgtaaataatatacttgtttgtatatgtgagacagtgagtaagagaaagaaaaatgcctGCTGtgcaagtgtttgtgtgtgtgtgtgtttgtgtcctcACCTTTCTGCACCACTCTTTCTAGAATGTTCATGTAGTTCTTCTGCGCCACGCCGCTCAGAGACGGTAGCTGTGACTTGGCAATCAGCTCAAGTAGCTACAAAAGGCATAAATTTCAGCAGTCAGACTCTGAGACATTCTGTTCCAACATCACTTACGCAGCTCTAAGCTGCTCTCTCCATCCAAACTCGAACAACAACAAACCCCTAAGCTGAGAAGCAGCCAAGCATCCCTCTGCACCTCACACCCTGGTTTATGTCTCAGTAAGCCCTGTGCTGTTTTGTGCTCGAGAAAACATTCAAGGTTTATAAAGGTCGCATGCATAAATAAAAGCCTCTATTATTTTAGGCCGACGAAGAGGCGTACATGTGGTGCGTGTGTGGGTTCAAACTGGCAGATGCACAATATGCCTGATGGCATTTCCAGCACACGGTAGTCAATCTGGTGGTGGGGGGGTGGCAATGATTTTTGTTTCCGTTGACTCCAAATGGTATGTGGGCCATCCAAGAACTGCAGTGCTACGAAGTAACGCTCACCCCCTGTCTGACCCGAAATCATGTGAGCACAAGCAGTGCCACCATGTCCCCCCTGATGATAACCCCCTTTCAAGAGTGTTCACGTGATAGCCATTAGGACATGACTTTGTCCCAGTTTGAGAGGGTAGAAGATCGTCCTGCAATTACTATTAACCCAGTCTTTACCTCCATACACGTTTCACACCGTTTTCCACGGTCCCATCTAGCAGAGCTAACCAGtattactacacacacacacacacacacacacacacacacacacacacacacacaattttctaCTTTACAAatcaattgcatttttttaacatatattttatCTGGTTGCTCTGCAGGATTAATTTCATGAGTCATAGGTTGTTTTTTGCCATTTAGGTTAAGGGTGTGTTTAGCTACCGTCACAgagcataaatacaaaaatgtgccTCAGCGAGCATCGCAGGATTATCAGGTGAACACCggtaaatgaatattaaaaggTTGTTtgtgctgttgttgttgttgttcattcACTTGTCTCAGGGAccgtttcattttttttctttaccactCATAGTAACCGTGCTAAACAAAAGACTAGCATACTTAaccttcaaacacacactgggACTAAAATCGACACAAAAGAGCTAAGAAATATTACCTACTTCAGTGGAATACTGTTTTGAATCGTTTTTATGCAACCAATCAATatataaggattttttttcaacagtgATTCCTGCAAATCTCAAACTGCTCCTTTAATGACAGAGTGAGACTTTACTTCACACAGTACTAGCAAGATTAAATATTGTGTAGGTGCTCTAAGGAAAAATAATAGAGGGGGCTTCCACTCTGTGGCCATTATTTGTAAGTGCAGTTTAACACTGCCAGACGGTGACCATTTCACCCTGGGGCACTCTTTTgacctttacttttttttgaaGCAAAATAAATGTCTATGTTTACCACTTAGCATACCCTCCCCCCATTATTCATcttaaatgtgttgtgtttgaatgtggtCCAGACACAATGACAAGATGACTCGAGTCAATACATGCTCAAGTACATATTAGCCTGACGGTACATTTCCAGAAGACCACTAGTTTGGAGTGTAGCGATAAGCCTTGGTGTGTGGATCTGTTTTAATCCTTAAGTCTTAACCCATCCTTTGCTAGAtctcagtgtttattttttttaagtgcttaATCAAGGCACTTTCTATCTTatcagtcgccacggcttgctcatcagggacaaattcacaccattcaccatcactgttgatttgtgtaaagctgctttgagacaatgtctgttgtgaaaagcgctatacaaataaacttgactgaCTGACTTGTATTAAAATCATATAATGGACTTTTTGAGGGCTCTGCTTAGTCATTTACTATGTCCATTCCTGTTTCGCCAGTCTGTGCATTGATTTTACACTAACCTACGCCAACGGTATTGTGGTTTCATTCTTTCGCCGAACAGCTGAAGTGTTTTTTGGGGGCGTTGCTTACCCTGACAACATAATTAAATCGTCTGGTGTCCTTGATGGCACTGCAGAAGTCCAGACGATTAAAAGCTTCTCCCAAAGTGCAGTATCCATGCCGCTATtcgaaacacaaataaacagaaaacaattAGAACATCACTAGACGAATGTTGATAAAATTCCCatcttttaaaagttttttcccccccttgttACCTCCTTGGTGCTTCCTTTGTGCACGTAAATCCACTTGTCTTTGTGGAAATCTAGAAACGAGAACAACACAATCTACAGGATGAATGGGCGCACTGACACGGTCCTAATATCGTGTTATTAACAAGTCGTTGCTACTTACAAGGAACTTTACTGTTGTTGTTCAGCAgatccttctttctcttcttggAGGCCACATCATAATTTATAGAGAGGAGCAAATTTTCTTTGTTATAGCCCTCCTGGTTGCTTTCATGACTAGAAGGGGAATGGGAAGGAGATCAGGATGAGTCACATCAGCATTTGCAGCTGGATTGAACACAAATTGTACATGCATAGAAAGAAAAACGATTCTATTTATAGAAAAGGGAGGGTTGTTTATCAATTGATGGAACCATCAACTGAGTTGAATAAATCAACTGATGTTTTTGTTACCGAAACTGTAATCAGGCCATATATATACTGCTGGGTGTAATAATAGTAGGATGATTAAACAAGTGCTCAGCTGTAACATGAACCCAAGTCAGATCAGATGGACATTTGATTTTTCTCTTCGTCCATCGCAATTTTGATCCTAACCCCTTCAGCATCAGAGCAGTAAACAAAGTGCGTCAGTGGAGATGATGCCAGGCTGAAACGCAGACTTGTCATCCCTCCACTGGTTCACGATCAGTCTGGATGATATTATTCTCACGATCGGGGACAGGGATTTGGGAATATGCATCATTACCAACGTGGACACTGACCTCTTAGAAACGTTATTATTCGCCTCGTTTTCGTCTCTCGTCGTTCTTTTCCAGCCCTCTTCTGTTTTCACCCAGCTCTGTCCAGGAGAGCGCCAGTCCTGCCCCAGAAACGGCATGCTTCAGCACAGGGGACGGAAATACCAGCGACAGTTATGGTCTTCACAGGATCTCAGGACAGTTTTAGTTCTTACCCGAGTCTAATCTCCTGCTTAAAAAATCTCTAAACCCGAAACTGCGCAGCTTCGTATTTATACTGTCTGTCTGCGAATCCGGAAGTTGCTTTGGCCCCGCCCCCTTTGGAAAGCGTCCTTGGAGAGCACGTGGCTTTGTTTAtcatcatgttcaatattgCAAAACCTCACTGGTAACATTAGCAGTGCGCAGGATCACCTGTTCCTTCTTGCATCCGTCTGAAATTTCAGAGGCAAGGTCATGAAGACTTATACTAAAcgttat belongs to Silurus meridionalis isolate SWU-2019-XX chromosome 4, ASM1480568v1, whole genome shotgun sequence and includes:
- the fbxo32 gene encoding F-box only protein 32, which codes for MPFLGQDWRSPGQSWVKTEEGWKRTTRDENEANNNVSKSHESNQEGYNKENLLLSINYDVASKKRKKDLLNNNSKVPYFHKDKWIYVHKGSTKERHGYCTLGEAFNRLDFCSAIKDTRRFNYVVRLLELIAKSQLPSLSGVAQKNYMNILERVVQKVLEDQQNVRPIKELLQTLYVSLCSLVQDMGKSVLVGNINIWVHRMENILQWQQQLDNIQINRPTNTGMTLLDLPISLQFNIMQRLSDGRDLVSLGQVCPDLCVLTEDRLLWKNLCQYHFTDRQIRRRLMVSDKGQIEWKKMYFKLCRCYPHKEQYSDTLQFCTHCHILFWKDTKHPCTANNPESCSISISPQGFIQLFKF